A single genomic interval of Homo sapiens chromosome 7, GRCh38.p14 Primary Assembly harbors:
- the ZSCAN21 gene encoding zinc finger and SCAN domain-containing protein 21 isoform 2 (isoform 2 is encoded by transcript variant 4) — MMTKVLGMAPVLGPRPPQEQVGPLMVKVEEKEEKGKYLPSLEMFRQRFRQFGYHDTPGPREALSQLRVLCCEWLRPEIHTKEQILELLVLEQFLTILPQELQAWVQEHCPESAEEAVTLLEDLERELDEPGHQVSTPPNEQKPVWEKISSSGTAKESPSSMQPQPLETSHKYESWGPLYIQESGEEQEFAQDPRKVRDCRLSTQHEESADEQKGSEAEGLKGDIISVIIANKPEASLERQCVNLENEKGTKPPLQEAGSKKGEHTLGRNLTCAPSVGKLSATAQTSPSTTEHTWWTGPMTVSVEKLLGRAQTFLNIRECTQKRRHISAKIVARLSAGKAASFVTIGSTLGRSLISVTNVGRASVSMRASAPTRDSTPERSHISVRSVGKPSTTAPTSINTTESTPGKSPTGVITVERPSVASPIFPNISESTLEREKHRNFQALLLLSLF, encoded by the exons ATGATGACCAAGGTACTAGGCATGGCCCCAGTTCTGGGCCCTAGGCCTCCACAGGAGCAGGTGGGGCCTCTGATGGTAAAAGtcgaggagaaagaagagaaaggcaaGTACCTTCCTAGCCTGGAGATGTTCCGCCAGCGCTTCAGGCAGTTTGGGTACCATGATACCCCTGGACCCCGAGAGGCCCTGAGCCAACTCCGGGTGCTCTGCTGTGAGTGGCTGAGGCCCGAGATCCACACCAAGGAGCAGATCCTGGAGCTACTGGTGCTGGAGCAGTTCCTGACCATCCTGCCCCAGGAGCTCCAGGCCTGGGTGCAGGAGCATTGCCCGGAGAGCGCTGAAGAGGCTGTCACTCTCCTCGAAGATCTGGAGCGGGAACTGGATGAGCCAGGACACCAG GTCTCAACTCCTCCAAACGAACAGAAACCGGTGTGGGAGAAGATATCCTCCTCAGGAACTGCAAAGGAATCCCCGAGCAGCATGCAGCCACAGCCCTTGGAGACCAGTCACAAATACGAGTCTTGGGGGCCCCTGTACATCCAAGAGTCTGGTGAGGAGCAGGAGTTCGCTCAAGATCCAAGAAAGGTCCGAG ATTGCAGATTGAGTACCCAGCACGAGGAATCAGCAGATGAGCAGAAAGGTTCTGAAGCAGAGGGGCTCAAAGGGGATATAATTTCTGTGATTATCGCCAATAAACCTGAGGCCAGCTTAGAGAGGCAGTGCGTAAAccttgaaaatgaaaaaggaacaaaacccCCTCTTCAAGAGGCAGGCTCCAAGAAAG gagaacacacactggggagaAACCTTACGTGTGCACCAAGTGTGGGAAAGCTTTCAGCCACAGCTCAAACCTCACCCTCCACTACAGAACACACTTGGTGGACCGGCCCTATGACTGTAAGTGTGGAAAAGCTTTTGGGCAGAGCTCAGACCTTCTTAAACATCAGAGAATGCACACAGAAGAGGCGCCATATCAGTGCAAAGATTGTGGCAAGGCTTTCAGCGGGAAAGGCAGCCTCATTCGTCACTATCGGATCCACACTGGGGAGAAGCCTTATCAGTGTAACGAATGTGGGAAGAGCTTCAGTCAGCATGCGGGCCTCAGCTCCCACCAGAGACTCCACACCGGAGAGAAGCCATATAAGTGTAAggagtgtgggaaagccttcaacCACAGCTCCAACTTCAATAAACACCACAGAATCCACACCGGGGAAAAGCCCTACTGGTGTCATCACTGTGGAAAGACCTTCTGTAGCAAGTCCAATCTTTCCAAACATCAGCGAGTCCACACTGGAGAGGGAGAAGCACCGTAACTTTCAAGCGCTcctgttgttgtcgttgttttaa
- the ZSCAN21 gene encoding zinc finger and SCAN domain-containing protein 21 isoform X1 — protein MMTKVLGMAPVLGPRPPQEQVGPLMVKVEEKEEKGKYLPSLEMFRQRFRQFGYHDTPGPREALSQLRVLCCEWLRPEIHTKEQILELLVLEQFLTILPQELQAWVQEHCPESAEEAVTLLEDLERELDEPGHQVSTPPNEQKPVWEKISSSGTAKESPSSMQPQPLETSHKYESWGPLYIQESGEEQEFAQDPRKVRDCRLSTQHEESADEQKGSEAEGLKGDIISVIIANKPEASLERQCVNLENEKGTKPPLQEAGSKKGRESVPTKPTPGERRYICAECGKAFSNSSNLTKHRRTHTGEKPYVCTKCGKAFSHSSNLTLHYRTHLVDRPYDCKCGKAFGQSSDLLKHQRMHTEEAPYQCKDCGKAFSGKGSLIRHYRIHTGEKPYQCNECGKSFSQHAGLSSHQRLHTGEKPYKCKECGKAFNHSSNFNKHHRIHTGEKPYWCHHCGKTFCSKSNLSKHQRVHTGEGEAP, from the exons ATGATGACCAAGGTACTAGGCATGGCCCCAGTTCTGGGCCCTAGGCCTCCACAGGAGCAGGTGGGGCCTCTGATGGTAAAAGtcgaggagaaagaagagaaaggcaaGTACCTTCCTAGCCTGGAGATGTTCCGCCAGCGCTTCAGGCAGTTTGGGTACCATGATACCCCTGGACCCCGAGAGGCCCTGAGCCAACTCCGGGTGCTCTGCTGTGAGTGGCTGAGGCCCGAGATCCACACCAAGGAGCAGATCCTGGAGCTACTGGTGCTGGAGCAGTTCCTGACCATCCTGCCCCAGGAGCTCCAGGCCTGGGTGCAGGAGCATTGCCCGGAGAGCGCTGAAGAGGCTGTCACTCTCCTCGAAGATCTGGAGCGGGAACTGGATGAGCCAGGACACCAG GTCTCAACTCCTCCAAACGAACAGAAACCGGTGTGGGAGAAGATATCCTCCTCAGGAACTGCAAAGGAATCCCCGAGCAGCATGCAGCCACAGCCCTTGGAGACCAGTCACAAATACGAGTCTTGGGGGCCCCTGTACATCCAAGAGTCTGGTGAGGAGCAGGAGTTCGCTCAAGATCCAAGAAAGGTCCGAG ATTGCAGATTGAGTACCCAGCACGAGGAATCAGCAGATGAGCAGAAAGGTTCTGAAGCAGAGGGGCTCAAAGGGGATATAATTTCTGTGATTATCGCCAATAAACCTGAGGCCAGCTTAGAGAGGCAGTGCGTAAAccttgaaaatgaaaaaggaacaaaacccCCTCTTCAAGAGGCAGGCTCCAAGAAAGGTAGAGAATCAGTTCCTACTAAACCTACCCCAGGAGAGAGACGTTATATATGTGctgaatgtggcaaagcctttagtaATAGCTCAAATCTCACCAAACACAggagaacacacactggggagaAACCTTACGTGTGCACCAAGTGTGGGAAAGCTTTCAGCCACAGCTCAAACCTCACCCTCCACTACAGAACACACTTGGTGGACCGGCCCTATGACTGTAAGTGTGGAAAAGCTTTTGGGCAGAGCTCAGACCTTCTTAAACATCAGAGAATGCACACAGAAGAGGCGCCATATCAGTGCAAAGATTGTGGCAAGGCTTTCAGCGGGAAAGGCAGCCTCATTCGTCACTATCGGATCCACACTGGGGAGAAGCCTTATCAGTGTAACGAATGTGGGAAGAGCTTCAGTCAGCATGCGGGCCTCAGCTCCCACCAGAGACTCCACACCGGAGAGAAGCCATATAAGTGTAAggagtgtgggaaagccttcaacCACAGCTCCAACTTCAATAAACACCACAGAATCCACACCGGGGAAAAGCCCTACTGGTGTCATCACTGTGGAAAGACCTTCTGTAGCAAGTCCAATCTTTCCAAACATCAGCGAGTCCACACTGGAGAGGGAGAAGCACCGTAA